gtgtgtgtggtgtgtgtgtgttgtgtgtgtgtgtgtgtgtgtgtgtgtatgagttatgtgagtctgtgtacacgatatctcatctcccaattgacggaatgacctgaaatttggaactcaaggtccttacactataaggatccaaatcgaacaatttcgatcaaatgcaattcaagattttattgaaaacggcatcaacgattttgatcaaattcattgataagctctatcaactgccacaagtcccatatctgtaaaaatttcaggagcaccgtccaatctatgcaaagtttgatttcagattctcaattattaggATTCAGagacaatttaaacaaaaaaattcaagtggaaaatattaagcataaaaatctctacaattaatgttcagtaacattttcacctaatattgaaaataagctcgaaattcgagaaaataagattatttaactgaaaactgttggcaacttttgattctattggaaaaattgttttaaataaactaattttCGTCTACTCCATGGTTGCAGTTGACTTACCTACCTCTTAccgttctcttcttcttcaatttccttcttcttcgtcttcttctttcttcttggcCTTTTCCGTCTTTTCTCCTCCCGTTCCTTTATTTTAGTATCCTCTTTATTATtaagtactagtttttattctgtatttttcaagaaatttgttttggatcatttttgttgaatatttttgaaaaacatttatattgcaactcacacctgcgcacagggtttctttgcaggtgtagattcttatatatatatatatatagttttttttgtcttgaaagtgttgtatattttttttgagaatcaataaatttgaatttgaatttaaaaaaaaaaaaaaaaatcactatGAAGACATAGCAGACATCGTGTgactgcagcgctattgtcctgtaaccagctggctcagatcttagaatagtagacttaagatgcgcgtgaacactagcgtcagttgatcaattttcataacggcaaggaaaattttgtgtgagtgcgccacatcagatttttgaGATAATTCTGTTATAAGCTTCAAAACCATTTCCCATCTGAAATAGAACTGGATAAGAGATAGAACTGAATTGGTGATGTGTTTAATAAAAAGTACTTGGTTATTTCATCGAGAACTGTTGTTTTTTCAGGTTAACTTGATTGTGATGAGTGAGACAGGTGGGACAGCAGTGGACGATGAGGAGCTTGTCCTGCTAAGCAACTGTACAGCGCTGCTGTTGGCAGGCCGCGAAAGCCAACATCATCTGCTGACCAACTCCAGCGGCGACGTCCTCATCCTATCACTCAAACAGTTCTTCAGCGATCCGAAAAACTCCGAACTGCAGAACAACTTCATCGAGTGCTTCCTCTCAAGACAGGACGCACCTTTTCAGCTCTACTGGTGGCAGAAATGCTTCTGGATTTGCCTCTTCCTGCCCATGCTATTTGTTGCTGTTGCAGGAAACATAATCGTCATGTGGATTGTTCTTGGTAAGTTCATATTTGTTGCACTTTCTTTTATGTTTTGGTGTGTGGGGGGGGGTTGGTTTAGGTGCTACGGTTAATGTTAGGTTAAGTGATTTTAAGTAACACCCCATGATACTGATGTAGGCTAGGCCTACATGGATACTTATGATGTGAACACAGTTGCCAAGGTGATTGGGACAGTAATTAAcaaatagaaaacttttttagtCCGTAATGTAATttatgaattggaataaatataGTACTTACTATTTTGAGTTAAAAGTATGATTTAAGTTGCTTGAATTTCTTCAAttcgtttgaatttttttttttttttttttttaaggtTTCTCTTGTACTTGAATTTATTAAGTTTAAATCTCTTGAATTTGGATTTCTTTAGtttaaatttcttttaatttgtttatttcacttgtgCTTAATTGGGGTGTCCAATGAATAATATAAGGCTTTCATAGTGAGATTGAGATGTGTCTATCAGTTTCGTTCTTCTTGACAGAGAATGATGATGAGATTGATGTTTTTGGATTGGATTCTTTAACGTGTTTCGGTGGTTTGTTTTTCTAACTCATTCAGAAGGTGGAATTATCGATATTTCAGAGAGGTGATGATAAAGTCAGGATAACATCtttgttgataatattatgatagagTAAAGAATTTCTCTGCCTTCCTTTCCCCCGTATTCTTAGTTTCTTGTCACTATCTATCACTATCTTTTTGTCTTCCAAATTCTACCATTGTTTAAAGTTCTTGCTATGATAACAACCACCGCACTGCGTTTTTACTATTTACTATACAAGTCGttcatatatttgaataatttcttattcatattCTACTTTCGACATCTCAGTCTCACTTTCAATTCTGATTCATTTGTCTCAAAACAAATGCTTGATATAATTACATGAGAATGTATGCTTGCCTTTGAATATTATGCATAAAAGGCCTAACGTCTTACTAAAAGTTCTAACTAGCACTATCcccattttaaacaataattttggctTTATAATGAAATTCTGAGCTTGAAAATAAACGATAATGTGAATTTATTACACATATTcacataaaaaaaatcaatttattacatCTCTTTTTGCATAACAATCactaaattaattttctattgaaTTACACGGCTGTACACAGGCTAACTTCATAAGGaaggtaaattattttttacccttcttcttcttttacttttctttattttttacatttttaatttattttttctttcttgtacATTCTCCCGATTTgcgaaattgaattatttttcatcatggTTTTGTTGGATGATTTTAGCGGTAATATTGAAGATGGATGCTATAATACTATAGAAATAGAAGATATACTCGATTTTCAACCATTTAACATTTTTAATGAAGACTGCCGATCCTCCTTAAATATCTTACATTTGAACATACGCAGCATGAGGTGTAATTTCGATGAGTTTTCATATATGCTGCAGCATTGTAAAACTGATTATCACTTGATAATTTTGTCGGAGACATGGTTGTCTGATGATCATGAGTTTAACTTCAATCTAAATGGCTATCAAGTAATTGATTCACCGGCTATATTTAGTAAGTCTGATGGATTATGTATATTTATAAAGGAGAATTTGAGGACTGAGACTCTGGAAATTGACATTGCTTCagcaaattcaattattctagatGTTCATGATCCACAGTTGCAGCGAGATTTCACAATTATTGCAGTTTACAGATCCCCATCATTACGGGTTGATGAGTTTATTGAAGACCTAGGTCAGTGcttagaaaaattgaaagataGAGATAACATTATTTTGGTCGGcgacataaatattaataaaaatctaaaTACAAATCTTGTAAATGAATACTGTAGCTTACTGCATTTAAACGGTTTCCAATcttatatcaataaatcaactAGAATTCAAGGTAATTCAGTATCCTGTCTTGATCATATTTTCTATAAGAGTAGGAAACCTAAATCTGAAGAGATTCTAGGcgttatttttaaaacaagcaTCACGGACCACTTCGGAATAGGCCTTGTTGTGGGGTTCTTGGACCTCACACTCGAACCTAAAGAGCaagtgaaattcattgaaaaaataaattatccacAGCTAATTGATGTTCTAAAAAAAGAATCTTGGGATTGTATAATGAAGGGGTGTGACTTGGAAAATCTaacagaaatttttattaatagacTAAATGAACATATAAATACTGCTAAAACTAAAGTTAATCTGCGGCATAAACTACAGCCATTAAAGAATTGGATGAGCGTGAATTTGATCAACTGCATAAGAAGACGAgacaaaatgtataaaaatatggcAAAACAACCCCTAAACCTTGAACTAAGGAACAAATACACTAGATATAGAAACATACTGAGGAATCTAATAAAGAAAGCTAAACaggattatttcaaaaataaaatagcacaaaataaaacaaactgtAAAAAATTATGGAGTTGTATTAATGAATTACTTGACAAAAAAACTAGGAAcactaatattaaaattgagcCCACCATACTCAACAAGCATTTTTCTGAAGTGGGTAAGACCTATGCTGAGAGATTGCAATTGAATTCTATCCCTAGAAATATCAACCAAGCAAATTTTCCTGAAACCCATATAAATTCTCCtaactcctttttcttttatccAACGAATgaacatgaaataataaacacagtaAGGACTCTAAAAGATAATTCTTCACCGGGTATTGACAAAATCAGCAATAAATGTTTAAGAAATATATCCAATTATATAGCAAAACCTTTAGCTTTTATTATAAACGAATGTTTCAAACATGGACACTTTCCTCAGGAGTTTAAAGTTGCAAGGGTTGTTCCACTATATAAGGCGGGAAATGTAAATGATCCATCAAACTACAGACCAATAAGCTTACTTTGCAGTTTATCAAAGGTTATGGAGAAGGTAATAAAAATAAGACTTATAAACTATCTAGATAACCataacattataaataaaaatcaatatgggTTTCAGGCTGGGAAGAGTACACAAGATGCCATATCACATCTCTTAAACATTGTTACTGAGAATTTTACAAGTAGTAGGA
Above is a window of Nilaparvata lugens isolate BPH unplaced genomic scaffold, ASM1435652v1 scaffold6252, whole genome shotgun sequence DNA encoding:
- the LOC120356248 gene encoding tachykinin-like peptides receptor 86C — protein: MSETGGTAVDDEELVLLSNCTALLLAGRESQHHLLTNSSGDVLILSLKQFFSDPKNSELQNNFIECFLSRQDAPFQLYWWQKCFWICLFLPMLFVAVAGNIIVMWIVLAHRRMRTVTNYLLVNLSLADLLMSLLNCIFNFIFMVNSHWPFGAFYCTVNNFVANFTVADSVFTLVAISIDRF